In Gossypium arboreum isolate Shixiya-1 chromosome 3, ASM2569848v2, whole genome shotgun sequence, the sequence TTaacttttgaaatttgaaaaataaaataattaaattcttgaaaataaaaataaagagactAAAAAGATTTTAACCTACAAGATTTTAGATGTTTGATAAGTATTTTAAATACTTACTATcgaattgaatttttattcaaatatgttttatttaaatgtgGAATAAATTCAAATATTGAAATATCATATCcgtttataattaatttatattatatttaaaagggAGTTAGAAAAAACAACtaggtaaattttaaaagagaattgagaaaaaaattaggataattttagaagaaaattatgaaaaacaAGTATCGTCTTGATAATGTGTTATCggataaataataaacaaaaataaaagagtaAAAAGAACGTATTTTAATTGATAAGATGTTTacaatatttttcaaaatctatatttataaatataatataaaactaAGCATTAAAGTACTAATATATATCAAATTTATCTTAATCTTGATAGGCatccatttaaaaataaaatatttataacaaataaatatataaattaaaatttttcaccAATATAATTGTACCGTAAGCTAATTTATgtttaagtttaaatttttatttaaatataaatccaAATGATAAGTAAATAGAAAACAAATTCGAATTATGATAAAATGAAACATGCTCATCTTTGATATTTCAATACTCACATATATTTATTATGCTGTCATACATTAAAGTAGTTAGAGTGCATAGGAAGAGGCAAAACattatttgtgtatatatatatatgcctcattttgtattaagaaATATTATTGCATTTTGATTCATGCATGCATACATCGTGAAGCTTGTAATATCAATGGTGTCTATTTTCACCATCGCCATTTTCACCTTCGGTTCCAACTCCACTAATTCCAGTTCCACCACCACCAACTTCTCCAGCTCCACCAGCTCCAAAACCATAACCAGCTCCAGTACTACTACCAGTTCCACTAGCAGCACCACCAGTTCCAGTTCCAGTTCCACCTCCACTACCACCACTactaccaccaccaccaccaattCCAAAACCAAAATCATCTCCAACTCCACCACGATCAAAACCAGCTACATCTCCATTTCCAGCTCCACCAATACCACCTCCAACTACACCAGTTCCAGTTCCACCAAAACCAGCTCCATCCCCATTTCCAATTCCACTAATACCACCTCTAACTACACCATGCCCACCAATAGAACCTACCCTTGTCCCAAGCTCGAAAGCCATCTCCCTGTATTAATTTCTTCTCTTCGTCCTctttcatattcaccacattttTAACAATCGCATTCACTAAAAACACATTAAAACAAAGCAATAAAGATAACAAGACAACTCTTTTAGTAACACTCACCATTTTGTTTGAGTTTTAACTTGGTTCATGATAGTTCTAACATCCCAAGTGCTTTTATAAGCCAATTTAGACCCCATTAATTCATTTCAACTACTAACCCCACTAAGTCATAATAGTGATTTAACCCCACTTACAATaacttaaaaacaaaaaaaaaaaaaaaacttcattaataatttattaaaagctAGAAATATTATCTACAAATTCACCCAATCCAGCAGTAAGTGTGGTGAAAGCTTATTCGTGCATACTATACATGTTAGCTAATATATGCATATAAgttcaataatatttttattttgagaaatatgtATAGTATATATGGGTTTGTCAATCTAAATAATCTTAAAATTTGAATGTATTTATATGTTTAACACATACTCGAATTCAACGTAAATGTTCAAGTGTGAATAAACATTATTATAGGCTCCAAACTCAACAACCCATATAATGTTTTATAAATATGATAAAGAAAGTTTtacacatttaaaatatgttttttctATGTAAtaagttttattatattaatttattttatgtttataattattaaatgttaaatcttttctatttaaaataaatacgtaatgaaatatatttgtatattttaataAACGTGTTTAAGCCACCAGCTCACCACACCATATCTTGAAAATATAGCTATAACCCATGCCTTAATCAGGTTTGGATCCAATCTAAGTAAAGTACCTCTTTGGGCTTACTTGCCCAAAGTTTCTCCCCTAATTTATTGTCCAACCAACACTCTTTTATGAGTCTTTGCCATCCATTCATCCAACTAACACTCTTTTTAGGCGAATATATCAAAAGTCCTTCTATTATAGGGAtttgaaatgattaaattaatttctttatTGTTAAAAGGATTAATTTAGTATTTGTACTATTAAAAACAATCAAATAAGGCCAACTAAGAATAGAGATAACATTCATtgtttaaaaatatcatttactatttaacagagttaatatttttaaatttttattgttttgtaaATGAAATTTAATTGCAATTGAAAAATCATTTTCAAGACACTTTTATACAATAAATGTTAGCTCTGTAACAATTTAGACTTTTTTATTCCTTTTAATaataaagagactaaattgatcaatttaatAGTAGAGGACTAATTTGATCTAGTCCATATAATCTGAGAGACTTTTCAAGTACTTTAACCCTCTTTTCATCCTTGCCTTTTAATCAAGGGACCTAGTATAGCTGTTTAAGGGTCAGGCTACTTGCCCAAACTTAAAGGCCCTTTTGAAATTTAGGaaggtttggataaaaatattttatttaaaaaattggttagaataaaaaattaaattcatttaaaatatgGGTTGAGTTTGTGCTCAAACATACAAGGTTTGAACCCAACTCGTCTATgttataaaatacataatataaaaataacacaATATAACATATCACAAACTTAATAGACGAGTTGGGTTCAAGCCTTGTATGTTTGAGCATGAGTTTGACCCATACTTTAAACGAGTTTAATTTTGTATCCAAACGAAATTTTTAAGCTTGATATTTTTATCTAAACCCTTAGAAATTTCAAAACAGCATTCAGGCTTAGGCAAGTAGCCTGACCCTTGAACATGTATATTGGGTCCCTTGATTAAAGGGCAAGGATGAAAATAGGGTTAAAGTATTTGAAAAGTCTCTGTATTATAAGGAGTAAATCAAATTAGTTCCTCTTATAAATTGatcaatttagtctctttactGTTAAAAAGAATCTTATAAGTCTAAATTGTTACAGAGTTAACATTTATCGTGTcttgaaaattatttttcaattgcaattaaatttcaaagaaaaaattTCATTTACGAACAATTGAAGATTTAAAAGTATTAATTATGTTAAATagtaaatgatatttttaaacaATGAATGTTAATTATATTCTAGTTTAacattatttgattatttttaatagtgccaagattaaattaattcaattaatattAGAAGAATTAATTTAATCAGTTAAAATCTAATGACCCTTTAGGTATATTCACCTATAAAGAGTGTTAGTTGAATGAATGCATGACAAAGATTAAAGGCTCATGAAAAGAGTGTTGGTTGGACAATAAATTAGGAGTGAAACTTTGGGCAATCAAGCCCATGGATGATAAATCTCCATAAACTCAGAGGTACTTGGATTGGAGAAAATTATCTTATTAAGGTATGAGTCAGTTATATTTTCAAGATATGCCGTGGTGAGTCGGTGACTcgaaaaattttcttaaaatatacatatattgtagaaatatattttcattacgtatttatttttaaatagtgcatatttaatatttaatatttataaacattaaataaatgATATAAAGAAAAAGTATTTGAGAACTCCCACCTAAATCCAAAGAACGAACTAAACGCAATAAAGTGAGAAAAATATATGAAGAAATCAAAGTATGAAGAAAAATATATACAACTTATGCATTTAGTTAAAAGTGAGAAAAATCAAGACAATTTTTGTTTATGGTAATCAAAACTTCAAAAGCAAAAAATGTTAAAGAAGGTTTGGGTGAGAATTCTGGAAAGGAGAAAGAGGAATAGAGGTGAAAAAATATATGAAGAAATCAAAGTATTTTCTAGGTAAGGACATGGTGATTGCTGATGGAAACCACAGTAGTCGGTAAAAGCAAGTATGGCGGAAAGTAAATAATATGGTGGGTTTTGAGTTTAGGAAGAGAGAAGATAACTTGTGTAAAAAGAAGGGTGACAATTTACATAGACAATGGGTTGAAGAGAAAGAACAAGGTTGAAGACAATGGGTTTTTTTATATTTGtacaaaattaaaaacataatttaatttattgaaGAGAATATTCGTTAGTTCGAGTATTTTTTCTATTACATATCTATTCCTCTAAAACAAACTTATGAATACTATTACAATACTCATTCCATTCCATCCAACCGAACCACTGTTATGCCTATTCAATTCCATTACAGCCCTATTTAGTCTCACAGAATGGCTATTCCATTACAATCATATTCCATTCTAGTGAACCAAACATGTCGTAAGGTATATTTTAAAAGACGGTTTCTTGTAATAAGAAAATCTTTTTGAAGTCCTTATTACAACGCATTTCCCTAGAAGAAGCTAGCTACATGTTTAAGAAGGTAAATGAAGGGATATGCTGTCATCATCTAAGGATGAAAGCCCTCACTCAAAAAGTCCTTTGCAAAGGTACTACTAATCTATGTTACAAAAAGATGCACTAGATTTAGTAATAAGATGTGCCCTTGGCTATGAAATTTGCCCCAATACTTGACCCAATCAGTTGAGACCTTTCCACTTTTTGTTGTCCCCCTCTTCCTCTCTTTTCCatgttctattttcttttctcttcatttctctttctTTCACTTTAGGTTGCTGTAgttttttttcttgaattttttttcctTCTACCTATCTCCTCTTTCCTCTGATTTCTCGTTTGTTCCATTACAACACGATTAACACCCTTTTTTATTCTTCCATTATCATCCCTATCTTCTGTCTTGTTGTCATCTAGACTTTGTTTTGTCCTAGTGCCATCACTTGTCTTTGGGTGTTGGTGTTAGTCGTGTGTGAATTGAAGCTTTAGTGTGATATCATAATTTTGTTCTTAAGTAAGTATAATATGATCActcatttttttaaaaaggttGCTTCGATTTCTAATGTGGGGATTGTTGGTTTTGTAGCATGGTTATTGATTGTTTGTAATGCTATTAGATGAGGATCGTGAGCCACACATTCCCTCGATAATTTGAGTGCGTTGGAAACCTTTGCTTCTAAGGGTAAGTGTCAAATGCCCCAGCTAATGACTGATTTTGGTTACTAAGGTCAAACACCCTAATGATTTTGGTCGAATGCTCTAGGGAGCAAGGGCCGATTCTTTGAGAATGCTTGTTAAATGGTTAAGTTTTAGGTGTCGTCTGCAGATTTTGGCTGCCACTATAGTGCTGACGTCCCAAGAACAGTCAGGTGTGTGCCCCTAACCCAAAAACTCATAAagttgtgaaaaataaaaattgaca encodes:
- the LOC128290613 gene encoding glycine-rich protein 5-like: MAFELGTRVGSIGGHGVVRGGISGIGNGDGAGFGGTGTGVVGGGIGGAGNGDVAGFDRGGVGDDFGFGIGGGGGSSGGSGGGTGTGTGGAASGTGSSTGAGYGFGAGGAGEVGGGGTGISGVGTEGENGDGENRHH